A single window of Vibrio campbellii CAIM 519 = NBRC 15631 = ATCC 25920 DNA harbors:
- a CDS encoding porin, which yields MKMKTLAVAVAALACGSQAFAAEVYNSDSTSMSIGGHFTTDIGDNGDNVEVGEVSPRINIVGKQDLGNGLTVEAKGEWQTNLVEGGDPTFSTRLGYLALHSEMGKVTVGTQWSPYYSVASLTDMPIKYANDFLYDGGRSGSWRSIGTGRANKMLSYSNNFDFGNDMSLYFGVGWQGETNAGGSQFDDRGQIAASLSFSDFNVGLAYTGGDVDSEKLTSTAIAASYGSYGEGIYVAGVYGLNENLYGMTDSDQISGLLAYGLDNGLNFILYYENVDRDDNVLDPNRDVLAPQVEYSVTSKLKTFAGFRTHMGDDKSDDEWSLGARYYF from the coding sequence ATGAAAATGAAAACTCTAGCCGTTGCAGTGGCGGCACTAGCATGTGGTTCTCAAGCTTTCGCAGCAGAAGTTTACAACAGCGATAGCACATCAATGTCGATTGGTGGTCATTTTACCACTGATATTGGTGATAACGGTGACAATGTAGAAGTCGGAGAAGTATCTCCTCGTATCAATATTGTCGGTAAACAAGATTTGGGGAATGGCCTAACTGTAGAAGCAAAAGGAGAATGGCAAACCAACCTTGTTGAAGGCGGTGATCCAACCTTTTCAACCCGTTTAGGTTACTTAGCTTTACACAGCGAAATGGGTAAAGTGACCGTAGGCACGCAATGGTCTCCTTACTACAGTGTTGCAAGTTTAACGGATATGCCAATTAAATATGCAAACGATTTTCTTTACGATGGCGGTCGTTCGGGTTCATGGCGTTCGATTGGTACGGGCCGTGCAAACAAAATGCTAAGTTATTCAAACAACTTCGATTTTGGTAATGATATGTCGTTGTACTTTGGCGTTGGTTGGCAAGGTGAAACTAACGCTGGAGGTTCTCAGTTTGATGATCGCGGCCAGATTGCAGCAAGTTTAAGCTTCTCAGATTTCAATGTCGGTCTTGCATATACAGGTGGTGATGTTGATTCGGAAAAACTAACCTCGACAGCTATTGCTGCGAGCTATGGTTCTTATGGCGAGGGTATTTATGTGGCGGGTGTATATGGTTTGAACGAGAACTTGTATGGTATGACGGACTCAGATCAAATCTCAGGTCTTCTAGCATATGGTCTAGATAATGGCCTTAACTTTATCCTTTACTATGAAAATGTTGATCGCGATGACAATGTGTTAGACCCTAACCGCGATGTTTTAGCTCCTCAAGTCGAGTACTCTGTGACCTCGAAGCTGAAAACTTTCGCTGGTTTTAGAACGCACATGGGCGACGATAAATCTGATGACGAATGGTCACTTGGTGCTCGTTACTACTTCTAA